From a region of the Bradyrhizobium sp. KBS0727 genome:
- a CDS encoding circularly permuted type 2 ATP-grasp protein: protein MAVAFDEMNGPGGDLRSAYHELSSWLKETPPDALEYRRQEAELLFRRIGITFAVYGDAEAQERLIPFDVIPRIFAAKEWVLLEKGLKQRVRALNMFLRDIYHGRDILRANIIPDDLIFQNPVFRPEMNGQDVPHDVYVHIAGIDIVRVDANDFIVLEDNARTPSGVSYMLENREIMMRLFPDLFARHRVAPVEKYPDELLSALRSVAPLSASAEPTVALMTPGVYNSAYYEHSFLADKLGIELVEGRDLVVKSDEVFMRTTEGLKRVDVIYRRVDDDFLDPLTFRPDSALGVPGLMSAYAAGNITLANAVGTGIADDKAIYSYMPEIVKFYLAEEPILKNVQTWRCREPKDLSYVLDNLGELVVKEVHGSGGYGMLIGPAATKATIEAFRDKLKREPEGFIAQPTLALSTCPTCTASGLAPRHVDLRPFVLTGRDHVTIVPGGLTRVALKEGSLVVNSSQGGGTKDTWILDE, encoded by the coding sequence CTGAAGGAGACGCCGCCCGACGCCCTGGAGTATCGCCGCCAGGAAGCGGAACTGCTGTTTCGCCGGATCGGCATCACCTTCGCGGTCTACGGCGACGCCGAGGCCCAGGAGCGGTTGATCCCCTTCGACGTGATCCCGCGGATTTTCGCGGCCAAGGAATGGGTCCTGCTCGAAAAGGGCCTGAAGCAGCGGGTGCGCGCGCTCAACATGTTCCTGCGCGACATCTATCACGGCCGCGACATTCTCCGCGCCAACATCATTCCGGACGACCTGATCTTCCAGAACCCGGTGTTCCGGCCCGAGATGAACGGCCAGGACGTGCCGCACGATGTCTATGTCCATATCGCCGGGATCGACATCGTCCGGGTCGACGCCAACGATTTCATCGTGCTGGAGGACAATGCGCGGACGCCGTCCGGCGTCTCCTACATGCTGGAAAACCGCGAAATCATGATGCGGCTGTTTCCGGACCTGTTCGCCCGCCACCGCGTGGCGCCGGTGGAAAAATATCCGGACGAACTGCTGTCGGCGCTGCGTTCGGTGGCGCCGCTGTCGGCCTCGGCGGAACCCACGGTCGCGCTGATGACGCCCGGCGTCTACAACTCCGCCTATTACGAGCACTCGTTCCTGGCCGACAAGCTCGGCATCGAACTGGTCGAGGGCCGCGACCTCGTCGTCAAGAGCGACGAGGTGTTCATGCGCACGACCGAAGGCCTCAAGCGCGTCGACGTGATCTACCGCCGCGTCGACGACGACTTCCTCGACCCCCTCACCTTCCGGCCGGACTCCGCGCTCGGCGTCCCCGGGCTGATGTCGGCCTATGCGGCCGGCAATATCACGCTGGCGAACGCGGTCGGCACCGGCATCGCCGACGACAAGGCGATCTATTCCTACATGCCGGAGATCGTGAAATTCTATCTCGCCGAAGAGCCGATCCTGAAGAACGTCCAGACCTGGCGCTGCCGTGAGCCGAAGGACCTGTCCTATGTGCTCGACAACCTCGGCGAACTTGTCGTCAAGGAAGTGCACGGCTCCGGCGGCTACGGCATGCTGATCGGCCCCGCCGCCACCAAGGCGACGATCGAGGCGTTCCGCGACAAGCTCAAGCGCGAGCCGGAAGGTTTTATCGCCCAGCCGACGCTGGCGCTGTCGACCTGCCCGACCTGCACCGCCTCCGGCCTCGCGCCGCGCCACGTCGATCTCAGACCGTTCGTGCTGACCGGCCGCGATCACGTCACCATCGTGCCGGGCGGGCTGACACGGGTCGCGTTGAAGGAAGGCTCGCTGGTGGTCAATTCGAGCCAGGGCGGCGGCACCAAGGACACCTGGATACTGGACGAATAG
- a CDS encoding transglutaminase family protein, which translates to MRLRIAHSTSYRYEPPATGVIQILRLTPGSHDGQYVAEWNVDVSTDSRLDTHEDAFGNVTHVLTHGPISDLTIHVEGLIETHDTGGVLRGTDERFPPGLFLRSTALTEVNPAMATFARELRSESDGDILGFLHALMVQINEHMTFDEDPTNSGTSAAEAFALKRGVCQDYAHIFIACARSGGVPARFVSGHFLRSDGTVNQQAGHAWAEAYVADLGWVGFDAANGICTTDAHARVAIGLDYLGAAPVRGTRYGGGTETLTVAVKVDQAGRSGQWQSQS; encoded by the coding sequence ATGCGCCTGCGAATTGCCCATTCCACCAGCTATCGCTACGAGCCTCCGGCCACCGGCGTGATCCAGATCCTGCGCCTGACGCCCGGCAGCCATGACGGGCAGTATGTCGCCGAGTGGAACGTCGACGTCTCGACCGATTCCCGGCTCGACACCCATGAGGATGCGTTCGGCAATGTCACCCATGTGCTAACGCACGGGCCGATCTCGGACCTCACCATCCACGTCGAGGGCCTGATCGAGACCCACGACACCGGCGGCGTGCTGCGCGGAACCGACGAGCGGTTCCCGCCGGGCCTGTTCCTGCGCTCGACCGCGCTGACGGAAGTCAATCCGGCGATGGCGACCTTCGCCCGCGAGCTGCGCTCGGAATCTGACGGCGATATCCTCGGCTTCCTGCATGCGCTGATGGTGCAGATCAACGAGCACATGACGTTCGACGAGGATCCCACCAACAGCGGAACCTCGGCGGCGGAAGCCTTCGCGCTCAAGCGCGGCGTGTGCCAGGACTATGCGCATATCTTCATCGCCTGCGCCCGCTCCGGCGGCGTGCCGGCGCGGTTCGTGTCCGGCCATTTCCTCCGCTCCGACGGCACCGTGAACCAGCAGGCCGGCCACGCCTGGGCGGAGGCCTATGTCGCGGATCTCGGCTGGGTCGGCTTCGATGCCGCCAACGGCATCTGCACCACCGACGCCCACGCTCGCGTCGCAATCGGGCTGGACTACCTCGGCGCCGCCCCGGTGCGCGGCACCCGCTACGGCGGCGGCACCGAGACGCTGACGGTTGCGGTCAAGGTCGACCAGGCCGGGCGCTCGGGACAGTGGCAGAGCCAGTCGTAG
- a CDS encoding alpha-E domain-containing protein, whose amino-acid sequence MLSRTAENLYWLARYVERAEYLARTIDATLRVTALPAAYIGKTNEWDSALLTAGVSASFYEAYQEANEQNVVEYLAFSPSNPSSIKNCIEAARLNSRSVRTALTSEMWDTINSAWIELQEVWGKGTSTREELAKFLRFVQETSLRFDGSAYRTMLRNDAYWFSRLGLHLERADNTARILDVKYHVLLPEEEHVGGPLDYYQWTSILRSVSALTAYHWVYRETLKPWLIADLLILNDTLPRSLASCYSNLVRNLDQIGVAYGRQGASQRHARGVRNRLEHSHMDDIFQHGVHEFIQEFISDNARLGEIITRQYLI is encoded by the coding sequence ATGCTGTCGCGCACCGCCGAAAACCTGTACTGGCTGGCCCGCTATGTCGAGCGGGCGGAATATCTCGCGCGCACGATCGACGCGACCTTGCGCGTCACCGCGCTGCCCGCCGCCTATATCGGCAAGACCAACGAGTGGGACTCCGCACTCCTCACGGCCGGCGTCAGCGCCAGCTTCTATGAGGCCTATCAGGAGGCCAACGAGCAGAACGTCGTCGAATATCTGGCGTTCTCGCCGTCCAACCCGTCCTCGATCAAGAACTGCATCGAGGCCGCCCGGCTCAATTCACGCTCGGTCCGCACCGCGCTGACCAGCGAGATGTGGGACACCATCAACTCGGCCTGGATCGAATTGCAGGAAGTCTGGGGCAAAGGCACCTCGACCCGCGAGGAACTGGCAAAGTTCCTGCGCTTCGTGCAGGAGACCTCGCTGCGGTTCGACGGTTCGGCCTACCGGACCATGCTGCGCAACGACGCCTACTGGTTCTCGCGGCTCGGCCTGCATCTGGAGCGCGCCGACAACACCGCGCGCATTCTCGACGTCAAGTATCACGTGCTGTTGCCCGAGGAGGAGCATGTCGGCGGCCCCCTGGATTACTATCAGTGGACCTCGATCCTTCGCTCGGTGTCGGCACTGACGGCCTATCACTGGGTCTACCGCGAGACGCTGAAACCCTGGCTGATTGCCGATTTGCTGATCCTGAACGATACGCTGCCGCGGTCGCTGGCGAGCTGCTACAGCAACCTGGTGCGCAACCTCGACCAGATCGGCGTTGCCTATGGCCGCCAGGGCGCCTCCCAGCGCCACGCCCGCGGCGTCCGCAACCGGCTGGAACACAGCCATATGGACGACATCTTCCAGCACGGCGTCCATGAATTCATCCAGGAATTCATCTCGGATAACGCTCGGCTCGGCGAAATCATCACCAGGCAATATTTGATCTGA